The following are encoded together in the Silurus meridionalis isolate SWU-2019-XX chromosome 2, ASM1480568v1, whole genome shotgun sequence genome:
- the usp38 gene encoding ubiquitin carboxyl-terminal hydrolase 38: protein MDKILEGLVSSSHPVHVKRAIVKMVVEAAEKEVTPDQCQALYHLTARLILLGEDAFQRQVGLQVQEAYARYHRDEFARFLSKDYVLELLRQGYGPLDPRDLTILDFLHGCLRLLISCPAVLELAPTLQTEVLRMVCERPNATFCSKLATLLSDFPQCVPRNKAAVPFCQQLVRTFAHLQCSAAEEAELRRYVRQVGCVAALLQGIWKAEPATILPSLQEVFAVISSTDPSFEPSIALASLVQHIPLEMIKVLIKSLTTDQNVKDASMTQALSRMIDWLSWPLANHVDIWVIALLKGLAAVQKFTILIDVTLLKIELVFNRLWYPIVRPGALSVLSHMLLSFQHSPEAFHLVVPHVVPLVKSLQSDGLPTSKAFLLQFTELIHCMMYQYSGFPDLYDSILEVIKDLPKPGEEKIKYVLNQSAWTSQSNSLASGLLRLSGKSETGKTGLVNLGNTCYLNSIIQMLFMATDFRRNVLSLNLNGSNSLMKKLQLLFAFLAHTQRAAYAPRGFLEASRPPWFTAGSQQDCSEYLRFLLDRLHEEEKDLRALQTAHPKTVSSDTEGNNEAKAQNVTETPSHYQTKDLDTGDDRRTLVERMFGGRLSTSIRCLQCHSVSEKEEPFTDLSLAFCPSGITGSSTAQFHQRAVNGGSENPEGTAKDERSVEPPKTEAALSLSDLLEYFLAPEILEEENCYFCERCGSLQRAERAMHVATAPEYLVLTLLRFSYDARCHVRHKILDNVGIPLHVHLPVHQHHSSASSPSSSSTSPPSVQMDSPGSCENLAKKLKPSHKEKEEEDKGLTDRGKRDRESGVRRVPYVLCSVVMHSGMSSESGHYYSYGRNLSSPSAGNSFKCPESDSGIGLSEGSTASQEVLERAGEDSRDWFLFNDSRVTFTNFQSVQNITSRFPKDTAYVLIYRKQEELGAQAGDSQTTVHGSRFNGEPPLHKDLMDAITKDNKLFLQEQELNARARALQAASAPCSFRPNGSDDNEPPGSCGPSGGGGGGGGGFSTVSRLVF from the exons ATGGATAAGATTCTGGAAGGTCTGGTGAGCTCGTCTCACCCGGTCCATGTTAAGCGAGCCATAGTGAAGATGGTGGTGGAGGCGGCTGAGAAAGAAGTGACCCCGGATCAGTGTCAGGCCCTGTACCATCTGACTGCACGCCTCATCCTGCTCGGCGAGGACGCCTTCCAGCGGCAGGTGGGTCTCCAGGTGCAGGAAGCCTACGCGCGATACCACCGCGACGAGTTTGCCCGGTTCCTCAGTAAAGATTACGTCCTGGAGCTGCTGCGTCAGGGCTACGGCCCTCTGGACCCCCGTGATCTGACCATACTGGACTTCCTGCATGGCTGCCTGAGGCTCCTCATCAGCTGCCCGGCTGTGCTCGAGCTCGCCCCGACGCTGCAGACCGAGGTCCTGCGCATGGTGTGCGAGCGACCCAACGCCACGTTCTGCAGCAAACTCGCCACGCTGCTCAGCGACTTTCCCCAGTGTGTGCCGCGCAACAAAGCCGCAGTGCCGTTTTGCCAACAGCTGGTGCGCACGTTCGCACATCTTCAGTGCTCAGCGGCCGAGGAGGCGGAGTTGAGACGATACGTTAGGCAGGTGGGCTGCGTGGCTGCGTTGCTGCAGGGCATCTGGAAGGCAGAACCAGCCACGATTCTTCCCTCACTGCAGGAAGTGTTCGCTGTTATCTCCTCAACAG ATCCATCCTTTGAGCCATCCATTGCTCTGGCTAGTCTGGTGCAGCACATCCCCCTGGAGATGATCAAAGTCCTCATCAAGAGCCTCACCACCGACCAAAATGTCAAGGACGCCAGCATGACCCAGGCCCTCAGCAG AATGATCGATTGGCTCTCATGGCCGCTGGCCAATCACGTAGACATCTGGGTTATCGCTCTTCTGAAGGGGCTGGCTGCCGTGCAGAAGTTCACCATCCTCATCGATGTCACTTTGTTGAAAATCGAACTG GTCTTTAATCGTCTGTGGTACCCCATAGTGAGACCGGGAGCATTATCAGTCCTCTCTCACATGCTGCTGAGCTTCCAGCACTCACCAGAGGCCTTCCACCTG GTGGTCCCTCACGTGGTCCCGCTGGTGAAGTCTTTGCAAAGCGACGGCCTTCCTACCAGCAAAGCCTTCCTGCTGCAGTTCACCGAGCTCATCCACTGCATGATGTACCAGTACTCTGGCTTTCCTGACCTCTATGACAGCATCCTGGAAGTCATTAAG GACCTCCCTAAACCCGGTGAAGAGAAGATCAAGTATGTGCTGAATCAAAGTGCCTGGACCTCTCAGTCGAATTCTTTAGCCTCTGGACTGTTGAGGCTTTCCGGCAAATCGGAGACAGGGAAGACGGGACTTGTGAACTTGGGCAACACATGTTACCTGAACAGCATCATTCAGATGCTGTTCATGGCTACAGA TTTCAGACGGAACGTGTTATCTCTGAACCTGAACGGCTCGAATTCGCTAATGAAGAAACTACAGCTTCTCTTCGCTTTCTTGGCGCATACTCAG CGAGCAGCATACGCACCGAGGGGTTTCCTGGAAGCGTCTCGGCCGCCCTGGTTTACAGCCGGTTCACAGCAGGATTGTTCCGAGTATCTACGCTTCCTTTTAGACAG GCTAcatgaggaggagaaggatcTCCGAGCTCTCCAGACAGCCCATCCCAAGACCGTGTCCTCTGATACCGAGGGTAACAATGAGGCAAAAGCTCAGAATGTGACCGAAACGCCGTCTCATTATCAGACTAAAGATCTGGACACTGGTGATGACAGACGGACTCTGGTGGAGCGAATGTTCGGAGGTCGTCTTTCCACGAGCATCCGCTGCCTGCAGTGCCACAGTGTTTCTGAGAAAGAGGAACCGTTTACtgatctctctcttgctttttgCCCATCTGGAATCACGGGCTCCTCAACAGCTCAGTTCCACCAGAGGGCAGTAAACGGCGGCAGCGAGAACCCCGAAGGCACTGCAAAGGACGAACGCAGCGTAGAACCCCCCAAGACCGAGGCGGCGCTGTCCCTGTCCGATCTGCTCGAGTATTTCCTGGCACCAGAGATCCTAGAGGAGGAGAATTGTTACTTCTGCGAACGTTGCGGCTCGCTGCAGCGGGCGGAAAGGGCCATGCACGTGGCGACAGCCCCCGAGTACCTCGTCCTCACTCTTTTACGCTTCTCGTATGACGCGAGGTGCCACGTGCGGCACAAAATACTGGACAACGTAGGTATCCCGCTGCACGTGCACCTGCCTGTTCACCAGCACCACTCTTCTGCATCTTCACCGTCTTCGTCCTCAACGTCTCCACCATCGGTGCAAATGGACTCTCCAGGGAGTTGTGAAAACTTGGCCAAGAAGTTGAAACCTTcccataaagagaaagaggaggaagacaaaGGATTAACGGACAGGGGGAAAAGGGACCGGGAGTCAGGAGTACGACGTGTACCTTATGTCCTGTGTTCCGTCGTGATGCACTCTGGGATGTCGTCAGAGAGCGGCCACTACTATTCGTACGGCAGGAACTTGAGCAGTCCGTCAGCCGGGAATTCTTTCAAGTGTCCGGAATCGGATTCCGGTATCGGACTTTCAGAGGGCTCCACGGCTTCGCAGGAAGTACTGGAGCGTGCAGGGGAGGACTCCAGGGACTGGTTCCTGTTCAACGACAGCAGGGTGACCTTTACTAACTTCCAGTCCGTGCAGAACATCACGAGCCGCTTCCCCAAGGACACGGCCTACGTCCTGAtttacaggaaacaggaagagCTCGGAGCACAGGCTGGGGATTCACAAACTACCGTTCACGGCTCCAGGTTCAATGGGGAGCCACCTCTTCATAAAGATCTAATGGATGCCATCACCAAAGACAACAAACTCTTCTTACAG GAGCAGGAGCTCAACGCCAGGGCTCGTGCTCTCCAGGCCGCCTCGGCTCCCTGCTCATTTCGACCCAACGGCTCGGATGACAACGAGCCCCCGGGAAGCTGTGGGCCCTCgggtggaggaggtggtggaggaggtggtTTCAGCACTGTCAGCAGACTGGTCTTTTGA